The following are encoded in a window of Salinigranum halophilum genomic DNA:
- a CDS encoding NAD-dependent epimerase/dehydratase family protein, which yields MDSVLVIGGTRFIGRHLVEHLLDHDYHVTLFTRGTHENPFAAHEYVDHVQGDRGVKTDLQAAAMTVDYDAVFDLVAYHPGDVETAVDVFADAEAYVYVSSGAAYGDEVIPKREGETGLKPCTPAQATDESPDSYGARKAAGDRVVFEAAEQGVRAMSVRPCVVYGPHDYTERTDYWLARVHDHDRVLVPGDGTNVWHRVYAPDVAEAMRLVAEEGTAGEAYNVGDRRLTTLREYVDLAADAMGTDVEVVTAGERELAAGGLAPTDFPLYRSYPHVMSTAKLTRLGWESTPLSSAMLATAADHRESDRDGSDVGPSRENEARVLGVLDTL from the coding sequence ATGGACTCCGTACTCGTCATCGGTGGCACGCGCTTCATCGGCCGCCATCTCGTCGAGCACCTCCTCGACCACGACTATCACGTCACACTGTTCACCCGCGGGACCCACGAGAACCCCTTCGCCGCCCACGAGTACGTCGACCACGTCCAGGGCGACAGAGGGGTCAAAACCGACCTCCAGGCGGCGGCGATGACTGTCGACTACGACGCGGTGTTCGACCTCGTCGCGTACCATCCCGGAGACGTCGAGACGGCGGTCGACGTGTTCGCCGACGCCGAGGCGTACGTCTACGTCTCCAGCGGGGCGGCGTACGGCGACGAGGTGATTCCGAAACGCGAGGGCGAGACGGGGTTGAAGCCCTGTACGCCGGCGCAGGCGACCGACGAGTCTCCGGACTCGTACGGTGCGCGGAAGGCCGCGGGCGACCGCGTGGTGTTCGAGGCCGCCGAACAGGGCGTCCGCGCGATGTCGGTCCGCCCCTGTGTCGTCTACGGCCCGCACGACTACACGGAGCGAACGGATTACTGGCTCGCGCGCGTCCACGACCACGACCGCGTGCTCGTCCCCGGCGACGGGACGAACGTCTGGCACCGCGTCTACGCTCCCGACGTCGCCGAGGCGATGCGACTCGTCGCGGAAGAAGGAACCGCAGGCGAGGCGTACAACGTCGGGGACCGTCGCCTCACCACCCTGCGCGAGTACGTCGATCTCGCGGCGGACGCCATGGGGACCGACGTCGAAGTCGTGACCGCCGGCGAGCGGGAACTCGCTGCGGGGGGACTCGCGCCGACCGACTTCCCGCTCTATCGGTCGTATCCGCACGTCATGTCGACGGCGAAGCTCACGCGACTCGGCTGGGAGTCGACGCCGCTCTCGTCGGCGATGCTCGCGACAGCGGCCGACCACCGCGAGAGCGACCGTGACGGGAGCGACGTCGGCCCCAGTCGGGAGAACGAGGCCCGCGTCCTCGGCGTGCTCGATACGCTCTGA